Below is a genomic region from Paenibacillus pabuli.
ACGCCGCCCATGATGATTCCAGCAAAAATCACCGCCATAACAATACCTACCGTCAATCGATCGAGCCCGAACGAATTCTGAAATGCCACGGTGATCGTGTTGGACTGCACAGCGTTAAAGACAAGGCCGAACGATAGCGTGATGAGAATCGCAAACAATACCCCCATCCACCGTTTGCCTAGTCCACGCTCCATATAATAAGCCGGTCCCCCGCGGAAGCCACCGTTATCCTTCACTTTATAGATCTGTGCAAGTGTGCTTTCTACGAAACTGGAGGCAGATCCGATAATCGCAATGATCCACATCCAAAACACGGCACCTGGTCCCCCAAGGGCGATAGCCAGTGCAATTCCCGTAATATTACCGGTGCCTACACGGGCAGCCATGCTAATACAGAACGCTTGAAAAGGTGAGATTTTATCCGCTTCCTTGCTCTTGGGTTCTGCCAGCACTTTCACCATGTCTCCGATCATGCGGAACTGCATGAAACGAGTCTTGGTTGTGAAGTAAACTCCACATACCACCAGCAATATGATTAACAGCTTGGACCATAAAAAATCGTTGAAAACGACGACAATATCTTGTATTGTTTGCTCCATCAGCAATACCCCTTTTATTCGTATATTGTTAAACGGCATTCCATTTGCATGTCTGAGCGTAAAATCCCCATACTATTGCATATAGGAGCAATGGCATAACTCTGAATGATGAGGTTTCGTTCCAATCGGCATTTGTACCATTCCACATAATTCATAGCCAGCCCATTCAGATGTTACTTATACTACAGTCCTATCTACGAAAAACGACACTTTCCTACAACAAACATTGGATCTTTTTTATAAAAAGGCAAATTTCAGCGAAACCCCGTTACGTTATCTGACATATTCGCTTTTTGCTGCATGGCTGGTTCTATGCAGAAAGGTAACTACGAAGTATGATAGGAATTAAAATGAACCACGACCCAGGGCAGTTCATCTGTCTGCAACATACATTGGCCCGAATACATCCGCCGAGAAGAAAGGAGGATACCAAAAACATGCGATATTTTATCGTGGATGATGATCCTGGCGTTCGTTCCATGCTGATGGATATTATTGAAGATGAGGGATTGGGTGAGATTGCCGGAGAAGCAGAGGACGGGGCTCACATTCATGCGGAGCTGCTTGAATTACAGAAGGTGGACGTGCTTCTGATTGATCTGCTCATGCCCCATCGGGACGGAATTCAGACCGTACGAGCACTGGAAGGAAGATTTGAGGGCAAGATCGTGATGATCTCCCAGATTGAATCGAAAAATATGATCGGTGAAGCCTATTCGCTAGGCATCGAATACTACATTACGAAGCCGATTAATCGGCTGGAGATTTTGTCTGTTCTCCGTTTGGTCGAAGAACGTCTGCGAATGCAGCAGTCGATTCAGGATATTCAGCGGACATTGCAAGGATTGACCGGAATTCAAGCTGCCGGACGCCATTCTGCACCTGCCCCGAACAAAACGATTGCCACCGCCGGACATTTCCTCCTGTCCGAGATGGGCATGATCGGTGAAGCAGGCAGTAAGGATCTGCTGGACATGCTGGAATACCTGGAACAGATTGAAGCTGAGGATCACACCATCTCGCCTTATACGTTCCCGTCACTCAAGGATATTTTCCAGAATATTGCGATACGCAAGCTGGGAATGGATGCCTCCGCCACAGAGATAACCAAAGAGGTCAAGGCCTCCGAACAGCGTGTTCGCCGGGCGATATTCCAGACGTTAAGTCATGTGGTATCCCTGGGATTAACGGATTATACACATCCCAAATTCGAGAATTACGCGTCAAAATTCTTCGATTTCACCGAAATTCGCAAGAAAATGCTAGAGCTGCAGAACAATGTGGAGCCTTCCTTGTCCCAGACTCGAATTAACACCAAAAAATTTGTTCAGGTACTGTATATGGAAGCCAAACGGCTTCTACATTGAAACGTTCCCCAAACACATGCGGGCATGAATTAACAGGAATCCAAGCAGCTTCGTGAAGAATGCTGTCCTTCCGGTTATGTTCATGCCCATATCGTCGTATGTACTCATCTATTGTCCTATTATATGAATCGCTCAAGCTCTTGTCTGGCTTCGATTCATTCGATTGTATTCATTAATCAATTCATCCAATGCCATGGACTGCCTGATGACATCCGGATGCCCAAGCCCACCCTCGTGACGCTCTACCAACATATGAAGGTTATGTCTGGCTTTCTCAATTTGATTTTTTAAATCCAAACTCATAACCATGCCTCTGACCTCCTTATTTCTGTGTTATATTTTAGTTTTTACTGTCAATCTATAGTTGGATTAACATATGGCATAGTCGGCATGGATGTTTTGTATCCTTCCCCAGATTTTGAAAGCCGAGAATGACTATGGCTGCTCGGATGGCGAAAAAGTGGCGTTACCAAGCCATTTCTGCGGTTACATGAATATTTAGTATCCATATTTCCATCTCCTATCCTACTTCTTGTATGAATGTGTCTTTATTGTGTATTTTGGAAAATAAACGACAAAAACACCCCTTTGACAGGCAAACTGACCAAAAGAGGCCAGCCAACATGCTAAAGAGAGGTGGTTAAACGTTCAGGTTACCGGATCCGTGCGGTGAACAAATTCCTTTCCATAACCGGGCCATTCAGGTACAATAGGGCGATGTGTGTGTCCGGACCCGGCGGATACGAAAGTTAATAGAGGATTGTATTCTTGTATACCATCCTGATTTGATATCATTGGAGGCTCATCAACACCATGCAAACCGATTCACGGACTCAAGTTAAAATCATAAACGCCGATCCCAGCGCAATGGGATTATTTGGGCTGGCTATCGTGACCCTGGTCGCTTCCTCCCAGAAACTCGGCATTACAGACGGGCTCAGCTACGCTATCCCATGGGCGATCTTCCTGGGTGCATTTGCACAGCTGTTCGCCTGTATCCAAGATTCCAAACGTAATAATACATTTGGCACAACCGCTTTTGGCGCATACGCATTTTTCTGGTTTGCGATGGGTGCCAACTGGTTGATCAAAATGGGCGTGTTTGGCTCCACCCTGGCAGAACAGGCTGACGGTAAGCAGCTCGGATTTGCTTTTGCCGGATACCTCGTGTTCACCCTGTTCATGACGCTGGGCGCTGTGGAAGCCAATAAAGTACTGCTCATCATTTTCATTCTGATTGACTTCCTGTTCCTTGGCCTGACGTTTGATGCTTTCGGCGTGGCTCCTCACATTTTCCATACCATTGCAGCATATGCCGAAATGGGTATCGGAATCGTGTCACTCTACGGCACAGGAGCTTCTGTACTGAACGCTCACTTTGGCTATACGTTTCTGCCCATCGGCAAACCGTCCGGCATTTTCAAAGCCAAGGCTTAATATACAGCAGCACCAAACCGCCCGCGCGCCGGTCCGCGCCTGGCGGTTTTTTTGGCAATTATGATTCATTTGAATATGAGTTTGCCGGGCACCTATACTAGGAATAACATGAAATAGACGATAGACCTGGCACATGCTGCAGAGATGCAGCAGCCACGGGGTCAGGAGGAAGAAACATGAGAGAGTTACCTAAAGCTATGGAGTCCGTACAGGTGGAGAAAAAATATGTGCGCGAGACGCGCTGTTTTAAGACTGCACGCGTATTTCCGACCGATGTTAACAACCATAACACTTTATTTGGCGGCAAGTTGATGTCCTACATTGATGATATTGCATCCATTGCCGCTTCCAAACTATGCCGGGTGAATACAGTAACGGCTTCAACGGATTCCGTCGATTTTCTGTATCCCATTAATCCCACCGATTCCGTTACACTGGAATCCTTTGCTACCTGGACGGGACGCAGCTCCATGGAGATCTTTGTGAAGGTGATTCGCGAGGACTTGAAGACAGGGGAGAAAAAGATTGCGGCTACGGCATTTCTGACCTTTGTGGCGTTGGATGAAAACAATCGAAAACTCATCGTCCCCCGAATTATTCCGGAAACGGAAGAAGAGAAGAAACTATATGAGACCGCTCCGGATCGGGCGGCCATGCGGAAGCAGCGGCGGGAAGAGAGCAAGAAATTTGCCGACTTCCTTACCGTTACCTATCCTTGGGAGTAGTTACAACATCATCTGGAGGTAGCCGGATACGTGGACACTGCTCTGCTATCCGGTAGTTCCCCACCCATGGAGACGGTCCATTGCTGATACTTCCGGTACGCCGCTCCGCTATACAGTAGGCCCTGGCAGGTATAGATGCCCTCTTCAATTGAATCGACGCGGCCTGTCGCATATAGACGGAAGCCACCATTCAACAACACCTGGTTCACAAAAGCGGTATGTCCCTCTCCGCTGAGCACCGATTCTGCCACTTCAAGCTGCTTCGCAGCCGTCCACGCCATCTCGGGTACAGGAATATCCAGCTCATACGCTGCAGGGTCAACCAATTCAAGTTTCGTATCTCCGTTTTCCACAGCATAAACACGTGTAGGCCGATCGATATACAGGTCTTCCGAACCTTCCATTCCCTGTATTACGTAAGCACGGCGGTACCCAAAGCGGGTAAGCAGCTTCGCGATCCGATCCAGAAATGTATTATGAAACACGCCAAAGACAAGATAAGGGGAATGGTTAAAATCAATCAGCTTCTCGGCCGTATTAAATACCGTACGGAAGCCAAGTTCTTCACGAAGTGGTCTTAGCTGCCGAAGCGGAGCACACCACTCTTCAGAGGATACGTACATGACATTCGTTCTCTGCGCCGCCACCCTCGCATCCTCGCGATCCATTTTCCTCGTATCAATACCCGCTTCCCTAAGCAGCATGGACAGGGTTACCCCCCACTTGGGCGGCAGAGGTTCACTTCCGTGCAAGGTCACTGGAAGTCCGGCTGCTGCCAGTACAAAGGCAACCGGGAAGGTAGCCATGAACGATTTGGTTCGTCCATCATAAGGACCCGCACAGTCAAGTCCATCCTGAAATACGGACAGGCGGTCTGCGCTGTTCCGGCATGCGTGGACGAAAGCCTCCAGCTCCTCAACATTCTCCATCTTCATCCGCTCCGCCATGAGAAAAGCGGCTGTCTGAGCAGGTGATACCTCCTGTCTCAGAATGTGCTCGGCAACAGCCAGTGCCTCGGCATAATTCAGATCACGCGAACCGCGTTTCCCACGTCCAACCTCCCTGAGAATCTCAGACATATCCATAATGCATCCTCCTTTCAATTACGACTGGAGCAGCTGATGCGCCTTCACAATTGCCGTGGCTACATCCACCATCCGTTTACGTTCATCCATGGCTCTCTTGCGTAACAGATCATAAGCTTCCGACTCGGAGATCTGCTTCAGATCACATAAAATGGCCTTCGCCATATCAATCCACTTTCGATCCTCAAGCCGGGACTGCAGCTGTTTCCGTTCCTGCTCCCACTGCTTGCGTTCCATATAGCGCTTGGATGCAAAGTGCAGCGTCCAGTGAATCTCAGGCCCAATCATGGATGGGGTCAGTATTCCATCCAATGAAGCTTCTACCTCGCAGGACTCCACCGAGGAAGAGGCAGTATCCGGTGCGCACCACCATAACAATGGGGTGTTCGCCCTCCCCTTTCCCAGGCAGCGTACCCAATACTCCACATCGGCCAGCGACAGATGCAGGATGGATGCCTCTGCTTCTGCTGCCATCTTCAGAGCTTCCGTCTCACTGTCTGTCACCTGCACATGGTACCCGTTTGCCCCCAGCAATCTCTCAGGTGTCAGAGGGATTGCATCGGATGAGGCCGCTATCGTTGGTTCTACACGGATGACCAATAAAGATCGCATGATGGATCAATCCCTCCCTTAATGCATCGACAGAATGGTTAGCTTACACACCTAAATGTATCATCAAGTTAACATGTAATATAACCTGACAATATCTTAAGGTGAAAATATACATGTTTGAAACCGATTATGCTTTTCGGTAACACATTTGGCTAATTTCCATAATCATAAAAAGGGCTCTTTTCTTACTCCGTCTCTTGTAATTGCCGAGGGTTGTATGCCTCTTCTTCCCTAATAACCGCTGCAGCTGTTAGCTCGCACGTTGCGATACACGCTGTTCATTCATCGTTCACTTCTTGGTTCCATTACACACATGTAAACATAATTAACTTCAAATTTCAAATACTTTTTTATGTTAACTATATTGACATGAAAGGAAGGATCTTTTATAGTTAGGCCATAACAACTCCATATTTGAACGATCACAGTTACAACGGCGTAGCTGGTTGAAACGGCAATGAAGCCTGTTTTGCAAACTCGGATCAATGGAATGCGTATGCATATGCGCAGTCCTCCGAGGCATGACAGGCTTTTTCTATTTTTCCGGAACGAAGGCGAAGGCAATTTGCAGAATGGATCCAAGGGGGCTAATCACAATGAGTACAACGAAAAAACTGGTGCTGGTCGGTAATGGTATGGCAGGTATTCGTACAATTGAACATATTCTGAAACTCGCTCCGCATGCTTATGAAATTACGGTTTTTGGTGCTGAACCGCACCCCAACTACAATCGCATCATGCTCTCCTCTGTACTCGCAGGCGGCACGAGCATCGAAGATATCGTAATCAACGAATGGAGCTGGTACGAGGATAACGGCATTCGGGTGTACCCAGGTGATCCCGTGATTCGGATCGATGCCGAGCGTAAGGAAGTTGTATCCCAGGCAGGTGTTCGTGCGTCATATGATGAACTGATTCTGGCAACAGGATCGCAGGCGTTCATTCTGCCTTTACCCGGAGCAGACAAGGAAGGTGTCATCGGTTT
It encodes:
- a CDS encoding response regulator, coding for MRYFIVDDDPGVRSMLMDIIEDEGLGEIAGEAEDGAHIHAELLELQKVDVLLIDLLMPHRDGIQTVRALEGRFEGKIVMISQIESKNMIGEAYSLGIEYYITKPINRLEILSVLRLVEERLRMQQSIQDIQRTLQGLTGIQAAGRHSAPAPNKTIATAGHFLLSEMGMIGEAGSKDLLDMLEYLEQIEAEDHTISPYTFPSLKDIFQNIAIRKLGMDASATEITKEVKASEQRVRRAIFQTLSHVVSLGLTDYTHPKFENYASKFFDFTEIRKKMLELQNNVEPSLSQTRINTKKFVQVLYMEAKRLLH
- a CDS encoding aspartyl-phosphate phosphatase Spo0E family protein — translated: MVMSLDLKNQIEKARHNLHMLVERHEGGLGHPDVIRQSMALDELINEYNRMNRSQTRA
- a CDS encoding acetate uptake transporter, whose translation is MQTDSRTQVKIINADPSAMGLFGLAIVTLVASSQKLGITDGLSYAIPWAIFLGAFAQLFACIQDSKRNNTFGTTAFGAYAFFWFAMGANWLIKMGVFGSTLAEQADGKQLGFAFAGYLVFTLFMTLGAVEANKVLLIIFILIDFLFLGLTFDAFGVAPHIFHTIAAYAEMGIGIVSLYGTGASVLNAHFGYTFLPIGKPSGIFKAKA
- a CDS encoding acyl-CoA thioesterase, which encodes MEKKYVRETRCFKTARVFPTDVNNHNTLFGGKLMSYIDDIASIAASKLCRVNTVTASTDSVDFLYPINPTDSVTLESFATWTGRSSMEIFVKVIREDLKTGEKKIAATAFLTFVALDENNRKLIVPRIIPETEEEKKLYETAPDRAAMRKQRREESKKFADFLTVTYPWE
- a CDS encoding anthranilate phosphoribosyltransferase, giving the protein MDMSEILREVGRGKRGSRDLNYAEALAVAEHILRQEVSPAQTAAFLMAERMKMENVEELEAFVHACRNSADRLSVFQDGLDCAGPYDGRTKSFMATFPVAFVLAAAGLPVTLHGSEPLPPKWGVTLSMLLREAGIDTRKMDREDARVAAQRTNVMYVSSEEWCAPLRQLRPLREELGFRTVFNTAEKLIDFNHSPYLVFGVFHNTFLDRIAKLLTRFGYRRAYVIQGMEGSEDLYIDRPTRVYAVENGDTKLELVDPAAYELDIPVPEMAWTAAKQLEVAESVLSGEGHTAFVNQVLLNGGFRLYATGRVDSIEEGIYTCQGLLYSGAAYRKYQQWTVSMGGELPDSRAVSTYPATSR
- a CDS encoding ANTAR domain-containing response regulator, whose protein sequence is MRSLLVIRVEPTIAASSDAIPLTPERLLGANGYHVQVTDSETEALKMAAEAEASILHLSLADVEYWVRCLGKGRANTPLLWWCAPDTASSSVESCEVEASLDGILTPSMIGPEIHWTLHFASKRYMERKQWEQERKQLQSRLEDRKWIDMAKAILCDLKQISESEAYDLLRKRAMDERKRMVDVATAIVKAHQLLQS